From the Roseofilum capinflatum BLCC-M114 genome, one window contains:
- a CDS encoding cache domain-containing sensor histidine kinase yields the protein MKRWHNSLLIQHVGYFSLLSLVTVVGLAIVIYYQSVELLKKSITSQMEVVISIKENQIDNWFSQQHKTILLIAQTPTLVNSYQNYLNNNNQQSYQLLQNYFNTILETENTIQSLSISTNSGIVSISTQGEEEGNYQPLGNTVTYFTKENLDTVRPTLYTSPVTRETAMTFATPLRNEQGERIGVLSVDLSLEKIHEIMQEATGLGETDEAYLIRKQGQENRFVDTQNTDLANEWVRSPGIDAVMSGQDGIDFYQNHQQVEVLGSYRWLEDKNLAILVEITQEEAFTVSGIIAKNLLLWGCFVSVILLLIVYFLSRKVTKPILKIAKNVNQVIDGNLTESSETLKKISQRRDEIGQLARGFDEMIKVVDSRQQNLAEQVRKLRMQQANLSQAQELEMAYFKALKRKAQWIRHKE from the coding sequence ATGAAACGTTGGCATAATAGTTTACTGATCCAGCATGTCGGATATTTTTCTCTCTTGTCCCTAGTCACGGTGGTGGGATTGGCGATCGTCATTTATTATCAATCCGTTGAGCTGCTCAAAAAATCCATTACCAGTCAAATGGAAGTCGTCATCTCCATCAAAGAAAATCAGATTGATAACTGGTTTTCCCAACAGCATAAAACGATCTTGCTCATTGCCCAAACCCCAACTCTAGTTAACTCCTATCAAAACTATCTCAACAATAACAATCAACAATCCTATCAACTGCTTCAGAATTACTTTAACACCATTTTAGAAACCGAAAATACCATTCAATCCTTATCCATCTCCACCAATAGCGGCATTGTCTCGATCTCCACTCAAGGAGAAGAAGAAGGCAACTATCAACCCTTGGGAAATACCGTCACTTATTTTACCAAAGAAAACTTAGACACCGTTCGCCCTACTCTATATACGTCGCCTGTTACACGGGAAACAGCCATGACCTTTGCCACTCCTTTACGCAATGAGCAAGGGGAAAGAATAGGTGTTTTATCGGTTGATTTATCCCTAGAAAAAATCCATGAAATTATGCAAGAAGCCACTGGACTAGGAGAAACCGATGAAGCCTACTTAATCCGTAAACAGGGGCAAGAAAATCGCTTTGTAGACACCCAAAATACAGATCTAGCGAATGAATGGGTACGCAGTCCAGGAATTGATGCGGTAATGTCCGGTCAAGATGGAATTGATTTTTATCAAAATCATCAACAAGTAGAAGTCCTTGGAAGTTACCGATGGCTAGAAGATAAGAACTTAGCAATTTTGGTAGAAATCACTCAAGAAGAAGCTTTTACTGTTTCCGGAATAATTGCCAAAAACTTACTACTTTGGGGGTGTTTTGTTTCAGTTATTTTGTTACTAATTGTTTATTTTTTGTCCCGTAAAGTAACCAAACCTATATTGAAAATTGCCAAAAATGTTAATCAAGTAATTGATGGAAACTTGACCGAAAGCTCTGAAACATTAAAAAAAATCAGTCAAAGAAGAGACGAAATTGGTCAATTAGCCAGAGGGTTTGATGAAATGATTAAAGTCGTTGATTCTCGGCAGCAAAATTTAGCGGAACAAGTGCGTAAACTGAGAATGCAACAGGCTAATTTAAGTCAGGCACAAGAATTGGAAATGGCTTACTTTAAAGCTTTAAAGCGCAAAGCACAATGGATTAGGCATAAAGAATAA
- a CDS encoding cache domain-containing protein: MVKTLSIRYHLPILIVAPSILVIGLVAVTLFQNTKRNVNIVSVELANTVTAHVENNLRDYLSIPQTINQLNLQSITLGTINPSNLQQLESYFWNQIQIFEGVTSLYFSNPEGEFRGGTILESGAVGITRAGKTTNSMLIRYATTSEGQTTQIVQQTPNYDPRSRPWYQAALQSDRPIWSDIYRDFDSQELAITAAQVVKDSQGEVVGVLGVDLLFGQINEFMQTLTIGKTGQALIIDRQGLLIASSNPQVIDEAAESSERLNIAASENELIAAIAQDLLNQFEGFSQVESTVNSSFRWQRKTFCFQVKSFRDRLGLDWLIVVIIPEEDFMQQVQIQARITLVLEALILLAALGVGLGVSRWVLKPIFQFGEAANQIKSKSFDPQTLENLTEREDEVGELARVFIDMAVETGDRQQSLEEQLNLLNFQVSQSKDNPYELTALKKLQKKASSIRAVYNYHPHLPQLLAQVPYYQHLSSEQLGQLVMEGKIKRFHVGEYICREDEPGDEFYIILTGSVRIFVEKINKPLVTLSGGKSFGELALMLGGTRTATAIALEETTLFSIDRLNFGKVLHQYPQMAEQIAQDLHRHQTELQERKQLLAEYGLLEESETDLLQQIKFRMKTLFNL; this comes from the coding sequence ATGGTTAAAACTCTTTCTATTAGGTATCATCTTCCTATCCTCATTGTTGCTCCTTCTATTTTAGTAATAGGATTGGTTGCAGTCACTTTATTCCAAAACACAAAACGAAATGTCAACATTGTTTCTGTGGAACTTGCCAATACAGTTACAGCTCATGTAGAAAATAATCTTCGGGATTATCTATCGATTCCCCAGACTATCAATCAACTCAATCTTCAAAGCATTACGTTGGGCACGATTAATCCGAGTAACTTACAACAATTAGAGTCTTATTTTTGGAATCAAATTCAAATTTTTGAGGGGGTTACCAGTCTCTACTTTAGTAATCCTGAAGGTGAGTTTCGGGGAGGAACTATTCTTGAATCGGGAGCAGTGGGAATCACTAGAGCGGGAAAAACGACCAATTCTATGTTAATCCGTTATGCCACAACCTCAGAAGGTCAGACAACCCAAATTGTTCAACAAACCCCCAATTATGACCCGCGCAGTCGCCCTTGGTATCAAGCTGCTCTGCAATCCGATCGACCCATTTGGAGTGATATCTATCGAGATTTTGACAGCCAAGAATTAGCGATTACTGCTGCACAAGTGGTTAAAGATTCTCAAGGTGAAGTCGTTGGTGTTTTGGGTGTTGATCTGCTCTTTGGTCAGATTAATGAATTTATGCAAACGTTAACCATTGGTAAAACGGGACAAGCTTTAATTATCGATCGCCAAGGGTTATTAATTGCCAGCTCTAATCCTCAAGTGATTGACGAAGCGGCGGAGAGTTCAGAACGGTTAAATATTGCGGCCAGTGAAAATGAGTTGATTGCGGCGATCGCCCAAGATTTATTGAACCAATTTGAGGGCTTTTCTCAAGTCGAAAGTACCGTCAACTCATCCTTTCGGTGGCAAAGGAAAACATTCTGTTTTCAAGTTAAAAGCTTTCGCGATCGCTTAGGTCTAGATTGGCTGATTGTGGTCATCATCCCTGAAGAAGATTTTATGCAGCAAGTGCAAATACAGGCTCGGATTACGCTGGTTTTAGAAGCCTTGATTTTATTAGCGGCTTTAGGGGTGGGTTTAGGAGTCAGTCGCTGGGTTCTTAAACCAATTTTTCAATTTGGTGAAGCTGCCAATCAAATTAAATCGAAGTCTTTCGATCCCCAAACTTTAGAGAACTTAACTGAACGTGAGGATGAAGTGGGGGAATTAGCCAGAGTGTTTATCGATATGGCGGTAGAAACGGGCGATCGCCAGCAAAGCCTAGAAGAACAACTCAACCTCTTAAATTTCCAGGTGAGCCAGTCGAAAGACAACCCCTACGAACTCACCGCCTTAAAAAAATTGCAGAAGAAAGCCTCCTCTATTCGCGCGGTTTATAACTACCATCCCCATTTACCGCAGCTTCTAGCTCAAGTGCCCTACTATCAACACCTAAGCTCTGAACAGTTAGGTCAGTTAGTCATGGAGGGCAAGATTAAACGCTTTCATGTGGGGGAGTATATTTGTCGGGAAGATGAACCTGGAGATGAGTTTTATATTATCCTTACCGGTTCCGTCCGCATCTTTGTTGAGAAAATCAATAAGCCCTTAGTCACCCTCTCTGGGGGCAAATCCTTTGGAGAACTGGCGCTCATGCTGGGAGGGACGCGCACCGCAACGGCGATCGCCCTAGAAGAAACCACCCTGTTCTCTATCGATCGCCTCAACTTTGGCAAAGTCCTTCACCAATATCCGCAAATGGCCGAACAAATTGCCCAAGATCTCCATCGTCACCAAACCGAACTCCAAGAGCGCAAGCAACTCCTCGCAGAATATGGCCTACTAGAAGAAAGCGAAACCGACCTCTTACAGCAAATTAAATTTCGGATGAAAACCCTCTTTAATCTCTGA
- a CDS encoding alpha/beta fold hydrolase — MIIPPGFEQNSVVTSLGRMVYYHPSESFWDSQVKLQPKLVFLHGFGGGSSAYEWSQVYPAFAAEYYTLAPDLIGWGRSDHPERNYTIEDYLTTIREFLEFTCEEEPCTVIASSLTAALVIRVAIDHPQLFQSLILTTPAGLSDFGQDYSGSLFAQLIKLPLLDKFVYSSAIATEAGISSFLQTRQFAQSDRIYSEIIEAYLESATQPNAEYAALSFVRGDLCFDLAKYMPRLTTPTAILWGKKSQFTGPEIGQRLAGLNPEYVKRFMTLENVGLTPQLEMPGLTIGLIRQLWKQLRP, encoded by the coding sequence ATGATTATCCCTCCCGGTTTTGAGCAAAATTCTGTGGTCACTAGCTTAGGCCGCATGGTCTACTACCACCCCAGTGAGTCCTTCTGGGATTCTCAGGTTAAGCTACAACCCAAATTAGTGTTTTTACATGGGTTTGGGGGAGGGTCATCGGCTTATGAGTGGTCGCAGGTGTATCCCGCATTTGCGGCCGAATATTATACCCTCGCTCCCGATTTAATCGGTTGGGGTCGTTCCGACCATCCAGAGCGCAACTATACCATTGAGGATTATCTGACCACCATTCGCGAGTTTTTAGAATTCACCTGTGAGGAGGAACCCTGCACCGTGATTGCCTCTTCTTTAACCGCAGCGTTAGTGATTCGGGTGGCTATCGACCATCCTCAGTTATTCCAATCTCTGATTTTAACCACTCCGGCTGGATTATCAGATTTTGGCCAAGATTATAGCGGGAGCTTATTTGCCCAGTTGATTAAACTGCCTCTGTTAGATAAATTCGTTTATAGCAGTGCGATCGCCACGGAAGCCGGAATTTCCTCTTTTCTGCAAACTCGCCAATTTGCTCAAAGCGATCGCATCTACTCAGAAATCATCGAAGCCTATCTAGAATCAGCCACACAACCCAACGCAGAATACGCCGCGCTCTCCTTCGTTCGGGGTGATTTATGCTTTGATTTAGCCAAATATATGCCCCGTTTAACCACCCCTACTGCTATTTTGTGGGGCAAAAAATCCCAGTTTACTGGCCCCGAAATCGGTCAACGGCTCGCGGGTTTAAATCCCGAATATGTGAAACGGTTTATGACTCTAGAGAATGTGGGACTCACTCCCCAATTAGAAATGCCCGGATTAACCATTGGTTTAATTCGTCAACTGTGGAAACAACTGCGGCCTTAA
- a CDS encoding PA14 domain-containing protein yields the protein MHSSVYLPLLILGLTTGTFISGCQSSQTTQSSITQAANLPSGRTLEFTLTEKRRVSLGIFNAEGVLVREVLRGEPYEAGTHQVTWDGLDGEGNPAPGGEYTWKRVTHPGFTSRYVTHIGVNPPSESYHLWPGDHAGVGTVAVDDSGVYFGSRLTEVPPLVVKHSPDGEEQIWTKEQYYKGGRLKRLAAGGGKVYLLKDEGGGDTETHWIRVVTADTGQPAGDWQITEGGIQVSDVDIEGNNLVVVLPDLGEIRWLDPENPSMVLSTVKGLEGVNAVTAVSGDRQGSVLVHTQGRVIFVDPVQGIQDTQITGLQGVIALDLDHTTGDLYLNETSQGSQVWRYDQNFRKVQEYGSERRPFGVYQQELFGDLADVTADQNGGFYTTEPGIYPRQTSHIRSADGSVLNAWFGGLSYYLVPTVDPKDPSIIWLTGHAPEVVKLRLNVDEGTWEVLEVYSFAEPGDKLFVENRAIGSRWQPVYWQDELYLFGTKRPAILKVDRQEGKLWPVSLTTTVIHDPNSGLWRGSGEDGFPAPWVEAVRSQGFQDLSQAPRSFAWGDRNQNGLMEPEEFLFYPQEFRWNFAGEGVWDEQFNYYLPTQNFGASDPPFAWYKVPVAEWLGDDPKIPFYNLQNIQPGPPIPESVNNAYWGRELERDPDGNIYLVSQSHLTVHESLGGRWPSSQNRVTRLIKWNENQELLGLISRKVFDHREKDSGKLYYPMHVRSGPDNTVIVIDQDHTPAAVYTQDGLFIGPLLDQRTLDDYPDSVYQASYHQDFQGFALTEFADGRRFWIGPQTGGLPVYETLGWDKVEQATGQLKLDQPVETIEFSGTGLTGTLYQDIEGNSALGEFTFPKIDIEPYNPSPISGVAPDDFKMVWEGEVQAKFSEDHQFYVYVKKPEDVGKIWIDNELVFDSKDLENPVPKIALQRGETYPIKIEWINRGGNPTIRVIWISTTLDPEVIPQEVLYP from the coding sequence ATGCACTCTTCTGTTTATCTCCCCTTACTCATTTTAGGCTTAACTACAGGAACCTTTATTTCTGGGTGTCAAAGCTCACAAACCACTCAATCCTCGATCACTCAAGCGGCTAATCTCCCCTCTGGACGCACCCTAGAATTTACCCTCACGGAAAAGCGCCGGGTTTCTTTAGGTATCTTTAATGCTGAAGGGGTTTTGGTGCGGGAAGTGCTAAGGGGTGAACCCTATGAAGCTGGAACCCATCAGGTGACTTGGGATGGCTTAGATGGAGAAGGGAACCCCGCGCCTGGGGGTGAGTATACTTGGAAACGAGTCACCCATCCGGGCTTTACCTCCCGCTATGTCACCCATATTGGGGTCAATCCGCCATCAGAGTCGTATCATTTATGGCCGGGAGATCATGCAGGGGTGGGAACGGTGGCGGTGGATGATTCCGGGGTTTATTTTGGTTCACGGCTGACGGAAGTGCCTCCTCTGGTGGTGAAGCATTCCCCGGATGGTGAAGAGCAAATCTGGACGAAAGAGCAGTATTACAAAGGCGGTCGTCTGAAACGGCTGGCGGCGGGAGGGGGTAAGGTGTATTTGCTTAAAGATGAGGGGGGAGGCGATACGGAAACTCACTGGATTAGAGTGGTAACGGCGGATACGGGACAACCGGCAGGGGACTGGCAAATTACGGAGGGGGGCATTCAGGTTAGTGATGTTGATATTGAAGGTAATAATTTAGTTGTAGTCTTGCCAGATTTAGGGGAAATCCGATGGCTCGATCCGGAGAATCCCAGCATGGTTTTATCGACGGTGAAGGGGTTAGAGGGGGTGAATGCGGTTACAGCAGTGAGCGGCGATCGCCAAGGATCTGTCCTGGTTCATACCCAAGGTCGAGTGATCTTTGTCGATCCCGTCCAGGGCATTCAGGACACCCAAATCACCGGCTTACAGGGGGTTATCGCCCTCGATCTCGACCATACCACCGGGGATCTCTATCTGAATGAAACCAGCCAAGGGTCTCAGGTGTGGCGCTATGACCAGAATTTTCGCAAGGTGCAAGAGTATGGCTCAGAGCGGCGACCTTTTGGGGTGTATCAACAAGAGTTATTCGGGGATCTGGCGGATGTGACGGCGGATCAAAACGGTGGATTTTATACGACTGAACCGGGGATTTATCCTCGGCAAACCTCCCATATTCGCAGCGCGGACGGCTCGGTTTTAAATGCCTGGTTTGGGGGATTAAGTTATTATTTAGTGCCCACAGTTGACCCTAAAGACCCCAGCATTATTTGGTTAACCGGTCATGCTCCAGAGGTAGTTAAACTCCGGCTGAATGTAGATGAAGGAACCTGGGAGGTGTTAGAGGTCTATTCCTTTGCCGAACCGGGGGATAAACTCTTTGTGGAAAATCGGGCGATCGGCTCCCGTTGGCAACCGGTGTATTGGCAAGATGAACTCTATTTATTTGGTACGAAAAGACCGGCTATTTTGAAAGTCGATCGCCAGGAAGGGAAATTATGGCCCGTTTCCTTAACCACAACCGTCATTCACGACCCCAATAGTGGCCTGTGGAGGGGGTCTGGAGAAGACGGTTTTCCCGCGCCTTGGGTGGAAGCGGTGCGATCGCAAGGGTTTCAGGACTTAAGTCAAGCACCGAGAAGCTTTGCTTGGGGCGATCGCAATCAAAACGGCCTCATGGAACCCGAAGAATTCCTCTTCTATCCCCAAGAGTTTCGCTGGAACTTTGCCGGTGAAGGCGTTTGGGACGAACAATTCAACTATTATTTACCCACCCAAAACTTTGGCGCTTCCGATCCTCCCTTTGCTTGGTATAAAGTCCCCGTAGCCGAGTGGCTCGGAGATGACCCCAAAATTCCCTTTTATAACCTGCAAAACATCCAACCAGGGCCACCCATTCCTGAATCCGTGAATAATGCTTATTGGGGGCGAGAACTAGAACGAGACCCAGACGGCAATATCTATCTCGTCAGTCAATCCCATCTCACCGTTCATGAAAGCTTAGGAGGACGCTGGCCCAGCAGCCAAAACCGTGTCACTCGCCTGATAAAATGGAATGAAAACCAAGAACTTTTAGGCTTAATTTCCCGTAAAGTCTTCGATCATCGAGAAAAAGATAGCGGCAAACTCTATTATCCCATGCATGTGCGTTCTGGCCCCGATAATACGGTGATTGTCATCGATCAAGACCATACACCAGCCGCCGTTTATACCCAAGATGGCTTATTTATTGGCCCCCTATTAGACCAGCGCACCTTAGATGATTATCCCGATTCCGTTTATCAAGCCTCTTATCATCAAGATTTTCAGGGATTTGCCCTAACAGAATTTGCCGATGGTCGTCGGTTTTGGATTGGCCCGCAAACAGGAGGCCTACCGGTTTATGAAACCCTAGGATGGGATAAAGTTGAACAAGCAACGGGTCAACTAAAGCTAGATCAACCAGTAGAAACCATAGAATTCTCTGGAACTGGATTAACAGGAACCCTCTATCAAGATATCGAGGGTAACTCGGCTCTGGGAGAGTTTACGTTTCCCAAAATTGACATCGAACCCTATAATCCTTCTCCGATTTCTGGGGTTGCACCCGATGATTTTAAGATGGTGTGGGAAGGAGAGGTGCAAGCCAAGTTCAGCGAAGATCATCAATTTTATGTTTATGTGAAAAAACCAGAAGATGTAGGTAAAATATGGATTGATAATGAATTGGTGTTTGATTCTAAGGATTTAGAAAATCCCGTTCCTAAAATTGCTTTGCAAAGGGGAGAAACTTACCCAATTAAAATTGAATGGATTAACCGAGGTGGAAATCCAACAATCCGCGTGATTTGGATCAGCACAACGCTCGATCCGGAAGTAATTCCCCAAGAGGTGTTATATCCTTGA
- a CDS encoding DUF3419 family protein: protein MSSEIETRAQFSHIRYGQCWEDADILLQGLAIQPGDTCLSIASAGDNTLALLTRSPERVIALDLSLAQLASLELRVAAYQCLSHPELLYLIGSQTEIPEPITRKTLYQRCRSHLSSRVQQFWDNHPQEIDRGIGNSGKFERYFQIFRHYILPLVHGKNQIHQLLQGGTLQERQTFYHRVWNSWRWRWMFQIFFSRTVMGNLGRDPSFFQYVTDNVAERIFERTEYALTQLNPADNPYLQWILTGHHTTALPYALRPEHFDTIRANLHRLEWHCCSVETFLNQLPNQTIDRYNLSDMFEYMSLDSYHQILEKLIQKGRKGGRLAYWNLLVPRHCSLEGSHQIQPLSDLAHHLYNQDKAFFYSAFHIEEL from the coding sequence ATGTCTAGTGAAATTGAAACCCGTGCCCAATTCTCCCACATTCGCTATGGTCAATGTTGGGAAGATGCCGATATTCTCCTGCAAGGGTTAGCCATTCAACCTGGAGATACCTGTTTATCCATCGCTTCAGCCGGTGACAACACCCTAGCACTCTTAACCCGATCGCCAGAGCGAGTCATTGCCCTAGACCTGAGTTTAGCACAACTAGCCAGTTTAGAATTGCGGGTTGCTGCCTATCAATGTTTGAGCCATCCAGAGCTATTATATCTAATCGGTAGTCAAACCGAAATCCCAGAACCCATTACCCGAAAAACCCTGTATCAGCGCTGTCGTTCCCACCTTTCTAGTCGGGTGCAACAGTTTTGGGATAATCATCCCCAAGAAATTGACCGAGGAATCGGAAATAGTGGCAAATTTGAGCGCTACTTTCAAATTTTTCGCCACTATATTTTACCCTTAGTCCATGGCAAAAACCAGATTCACCAACTCTTACAGGGGGGGACACTCCAGGAGCGACAAACCTTTTACCATCGCGTTTGGAATAGCTGGCGTTGGCGATGGATGTTTCAGATTTTTTTCTCCCGAACGGTGATGGGAAACCTAGGGCGAGACCCCAGTTTTTTTCAATATGTGACGGACAATGTAGCTGAACGTATTTTTGAGCGCACTGAATATGCTTTAACCCAACTAAATCCGGCAGATAATCCCTATTTGCAATGGATTTTAACCGGTCATCATACCACCGCCTTACCCTATGCCCTCCGTCCAGAACATTTTGACACCATTCGCGCTAATCTCCATCGCCTAGAATGGCACTGTTGTTCGGTAGAAACCTTTTTGAATCAGCTCCCCAACCAGACCATTGACCGTTACAATCTCAGTGATATGTTTGAATATATGTCCTTAGACTCTTATCACCAAATCCTAGAAAAATTAATTCAAAAAGGGCGTAAGGGGGGCAGATTAGCCTATTGGAATTTATTGGTTCCCCGCCATTGTTCCCTAGAAGGTTCACATCAAATTCAACCCCTTTCTGATTTAGCCCATCATCTTTATAATCAAGATAAAGCATTTTTCTATAGTGCCTTCCATATAGAAGAGTTATAG
- a CDS encoding DUF4159 domain-containing protein — MTLSADSGNGREFPHPVPLERLVVQDGLLLNAYRWQRAHDYHRQRQNLYYQALHQPGIVYGLGVRVISAPDTIAAQYRDGRWVEVQPGMAIDRMGNPIIVDEAIAFRIALTPKETPVTVYLVLSYVDPETLQRRSEVEWVAETFRIDEKSSPPSGLEVELCRLQLSPGTVQLSPSGGSLSGVEGDVFAPQVNQLDLRYRSPVGVRPQGVVKVAYMQGGNGGDRLTASNLSCLLQAFLALDPGMRGIEEVAALTWNTENSEGVEESWEAAAARQGLAWQPYDLIYLSYEQALNTNEAQNASLRAYLELGGVIFIELLENETQVDELSFVQQELLEAIADIGDTAELQDVKTQLNEELAACEQELKRQIEEICASIEQFAINLGMAGDRLGQLSPWHPLKTQPFLFSALPKIKQNPVRLFNWGGVVLAIGDLSLAWGLDSGLELPREKIRNAQELGINLLHFAWRRRHLNQLQQ, encoded by the coding sequence GTGACGTTATCTGCTGATAGTGGCAATGGAAGGGAGTTTCCCCACCCTGTTCCTCTAGAACGGTTGGTTGTTCAGGATGGTTTGCTGTTAAATGCTTATCGTTGGCAACGGGCCCATGATTACCATCGACAGCGCCAAAATTTATATTATCAAGCGCTCCATCAACCGGGAATTGTCTATGGTTTGGGGGTGCGGGTGATTTCTGCTCCTGATACGATCGCGGCCCAGTATCGCGACGGGCGCTGGGTGGAGGTGCAGCCGGGAATGGCGATCGATCGCATGGGGAATCCGATTATTGTAGATGAGGCGATCGCCTTTCGCATTGCTCTGACTCCCAAGGAAACTCCGGTTACCGTGTATTTGGTTCTCAGTTATGTCGATCCGGAAACCCTACAACGCAGGTCTGAGGTGGAATGGGTAGCGGAAACGTTCCGCATCGATGAGAAAAGTAGCCCTCCATCGGGTTTAGAGGTGGAATTATGCCGGTTGCAGCTCTCTCCGGGAACGGTGCAGTTATCGCCGTCTGGGGGTTCTCTGAGCGGAGTCGAAGGGGATGTGTTTGCACCCCAGGTTAATCAGTTGGATCTGCGCTATCGCTCTCCTGTGGGGGTGCGGCCCCAAGGAGTGGTAAAGGTGGCTTATATGCAGGGGGGAAATGGGGGCGATCGCCTGACCGCTTCTAATTTATCCTGTTTACTACAAGCCTTCTTAGCCCTCGATCCGGGAATGCGAGGCATTGAAGAGGTTGCTGCACTGACCTGGAATACAGAGAACTCGGAAGGGGTAGAGGAGTCCTGGGAAGCGGCGGCTGCTCGTCAGGGGTTGGCTTGGCAACCCTATGATTTAATCTATTTAAGCTACGAGCAAGCGTTGAATACTAATGAGGCTCAAAACGCTAGTTTACGAGCCTATTTAGAATTAGGGGGGGTTATCTTCATTGAGCTATTGGAAAACGAAACCCAAGTAGACGAGTTGAGTTTTGTACAGCAGGAACTCTTAGAGGCGATCGCCGATATTGGCGATACCGCCGAGTTACAAGACGTAAAAACCCAGTTAAACGAAGAATTAGCCGCCTGTGAGCAAGAACTCAAGCGACAAATTGAAGAAATTTGTGCCTCCATCGAACAATTCGCCATAAACTTAGGTATGGCTGGCGATCGCTTGGGGCAGTTATCCCCCTGGCATCCCCTGAAAACTCAACCGTTTTTATTTAGCGCCTTACCGAAAATTAAGCAAAATCCAGTGCGGTTGTTTAATTGGGGAGGAGTGGTTTTGGCGATCGGGGATTTATCCCTAGCTTGGGGACTCGATAGTGGTCTAGAATTACCCAGAGAAAAAATCCGCAACGCCCAAGAACTCGGTATTAATCTCTTACATTTTGCCTGGCGCAGACGGCATTTAAACCAATTGCAACAGTAG
- a CDS encoding PDC sensor domain-containing protein gives MVSLKKIIPILTVAPLMATLTFTELLASFNRDKTVHELSMHWMRESVNQIKSQVRINLRKPEMIHKLSLNRYQSNPSVWNDPQSLTLHFYNQIRLFSSINNIYFGYSNRDFVGVEIRDNGQFSQSYAGKETDYQLLTYTLSREGQRGEIINQNPVFDTTTRPWYQAAEKNNDLVWSSVYPDFTTRQLAITAAQAVRDRQGNLVGVVAVDYFLNSIHEFLRDLSISKAAKVLIIQQNGQFIASSDPDPLTVLDPESETHLMMTESPDPIIQGIAETLIREFSDFSLISEAQSLIFVENNQRYLVWVEPIESPWNLNWVVIVILSESDVFNSGQNKRVQIFLIVTAIIGSLLAVWNMHQLVVSPLLRLNKTAKKLKNQKFKPEKNIDLVKRNDEMGQFSRVFEEMALLIQERQIRLEQRIEALSSYQDRATLSSSEDSENAPELKSSYWDKLKQKAQRVRQDKFYKKHG, from the coding sequence ATGGTTTCTCTCAAAAAAATAATTCCTATCTTAACGGTTGCTCCTTTAATGGCAACTTTGACTTTCACTGAATTACTAGCAAGCTTTAATCGAGATAAAACAGTGCATGAACTCTCCATGCATTGGATGCGAGAATCTGTGAATCAAATTAAAAGCCAAGTTCGTATCAATCTCCGTAAACCAGAGATGATTCACAAACTGAGCTTAAATCGTTATCAATCCAATCCATCTGTCTGGAACGATCCGCAAAGTTTAACCCTTCATTTTTATAACCAAATTCGATTATTTTCGTCAATAAACAATATTTATTTTGGTTATTCAAATCGAGATTTTGTGGGTGTTGAAATCAGAGATAATGGACAATTTTCCCAATCCTATGCTGGGAAAGAAACAGATTATCAATTGCTTACTTATACCCTAAGTCGAGAAGGACAACGAGGTGAAATCATTAATCAAAACCCAGTATTTGATACAACAACTCGTCCCTGGTATCAAGCAGCAGAAAAAAACAACGATCTGGTTTGGAGTTCCGTCTATCCAGATTTTACCACTCGCCAGTTAGCAATTACCGCCGCTCAAGCCGTGCGCGATCGCCAAGGGAATTTAGTTGGAGTTGTAGCTGTGGATTATTTTCTCAATAGTATCCATGAATTTCTCCGTGATTTATCCATTAGTAAAGCGGCAAAAGTTTTAATTATTCAACAAAATGGACAATTTATAGCGAGTTCCGATCCCGATCCCTTAACCGTACTCGATCCAGAATCCGAAACTCATCTAATGATGACAGAAAGCCCCGATCCAATAATTCAGGGAATCGCAGAAACTTTAATTCGTGAATTTAGTGATTTTAGTCTAATTTCTGAAGCTCAATCTTTGATTTTTGTAGAAAATAATCAAAGATACTTAGTTTGGGTCGAACCCATTGAAAGCCCGTGGAATTTAAACTGGGTCGTGATTGTTATTCTATCTGAGTCTGATGTCTTTAATTCTGGTCAAAACAAGAGGGTTCAAATCTTCCTGATTGTAACAGCAATTATAGGTAGTCTTTTAGCGGTTTGGAATATGCATCAATTGGTCGTCTCTCCCCTACTTCGATTAAATAAAACTGCAAAAAAATTAAAGAATCAAAAATTTAAGCCTGAAAAAAATATTGACCTAGTTAAACGCAATGATGAAATGGGTCAGTTTAGTCGCGTTTTTGAAGAAATGGCTTTGTTAATTCAAGAACGACAAATCAGACTAGAGCAACGAATTGAAGCGTTAAGTAGTTATCAAGATCGAGCAACCCTATCTTCTTCAGAGGATTCAGAAAATGCACCCGAACTAAAATCAAGCTATTGGGATAAATTAAAACAAAAAGCTCAACGAGTGCGTCAAGATAAATTCTATAAAAAACATGGTTAA